A region of the Chlamydia felis Fe/C-56 genome:
ATAGCTCCCGGAAGTCGTGCGTCTACAGGATATTACAGATTAAGATGTGGAAGGGTTCCAGCTTTACGACAGGCGTTTCGTAGGGCCGTTCTTAATGTGACGGAAGAGCAAATCTGTTCTGTAACGAAGAAATACCTGAAAGATTCTATTGATCAAACGACATTCATTTCCTTCGCTGGAAAAGATATGCTTCAAGATAATGCGTCGAACTTTGAGCAAGAATTGCCCATAAAGTCTGCTTTATAGATTTAAAGCCTGTCCTCTTGCAATAGAGGATCTTCTATTAAATTAGCTTCTTGTTCTTCGCTACTTGGAAGAAAAGATGTGGCAGGATTATGAATGGGAATTGGGTCTTCTATTTTGTGTAAAGAGGATGATAATTCTAAATCTTCGAATTTCCTTAAGGTGGGTAAGATCCTATGCTGTAAGCTAGATGACATATCATTGTAGCTTTGCACAGCATTATTCAGATTTTTCCCAATCTTATGAAAATGATTGAAAACCACATGTAAGCGATGATGTAGTTCTTTTCCTAATTTCCCTATTTCTTGAATTTGTTTTTGTAGGTTTTCCTGTTTCCATGTGTGGGCCACGGTTTTCAGTAATGCCAGTAATGTGAGAGGCCCGGATAGAATGACATTAGAAGTCGCAGCAACATCAATAAGTTCGGGAGCAATTCTTAGGGCATCATTAAAAATGCTTTCTCCCGGTAAGAAAAGAATCACAAATTCCGGAGAATGATGAAATTTTTCCCAGTAACTTTTTGATTTTAGCGTTTTGATATGATCTTTGATTTTCCCTACAAGATCGGATTTATCAGAAGCATCTTGGGAAAAATATGTGTCAGAAAACGGTGCTTTGGAATCAATAATCAAACAGCGCTCATGTGGAAGGCGAATGATCATATCAGCACGAGCTGAACCTTGAGCATCGGTTGCTTGCGTTTCGTAATCACAGTACTTCAGCATCCCAGAAAGTTCTAGAATTCTCTCTAATTGAATCTCTCCCCAGCGACCTCGCGATCCTGGATGTTTTAAGATGTCCGTAAGAGCTTGCGTTTCTTTTTCAAGTTTTTTCTCGGCTGCAAGGAGATGGGTAATTTGTTCTTTTAAGGAGCCACGGTCCTCAGCATGCTTAGTCTCAAAAGTTTCTAAGTTTTGTTTAAAAGCGGTCAGCGTAGCTTGAACTGGTGTTAATATAGATTCTATGGTTTTGGATTTTTCAGAAAAGTAGCTCTGCGTTTCTTCTTTCATCTCTTTGATAAGAGATTGTGAAGATACTGCCAACTTATTACTGAAATCTTCCATAAGTTGTTCTTGGCGACGTGATAGATCCAAAGAACTTTTCAGTAGTTTGTTCTCATATTCCAAGTTTCTCCTTAATTCGAAAAGAGAAGACTCTCGTTTGCGATAATAAAGAGAGGCTAAATATCCACCGAAGCCAAAGCTCAGGAGAGCAATAGTGATATGAGTTATGGAAATGTCTATCATTGGCGTTTCTTTTTCCCTTGATACGTGATTGCAAAAATAGGGAACACTGCAAAAACATATAACCAAGAAACCAAGAAAAATACTTCGGTAAAGTGATCAACAAGGCCGAGGAAAAATAAACAAGCAACCAACCCTGTAGTAACAACAAGTAAAAACGAGGAAACTTTAAAGCGCAGGTTTTTAATTCCCGGAAATTTCCAAGGGGAGATCATAAGACTTCCAATGAAAAGTAGGCCTAAAGAAATCAAAACAACGCGCACCTGTACAGGTAAGATTGTTGAGAAATTAGAAGCTATAAATAAAGCTAAAGACACAACGCAAGCTGCAGCTGCCGGAATAGGCAAACCAATGAAACAAGAATGCCGAGGCGAATCCGCAGTTTTTTTAGAAAATAGATTATAACGGACTAATCTTAACACGCCGCATAGAGAGTAAATAATTGCAGTTACTAGAAGAAGAGAAGAAAAAAACCCTCCAGCGCACGCGCCATCAAGACTCTTAATTGCAATAAGTGGAGGAGCTATTCCAAATGTCACAGCATCGGAGAGAGAGTCGAACTGCGCTCCGAAAGCGCTTTCTGCTTTCATAATGCGAGCAATAGCGCCGTCGGAAAAATCTGCAATCATTGCACTGATCAACAAAAGCGAAAGCCCCTGTAGACGATGCAATAGTTCTACAGAAGATGATGTCTTTAAAACACTTTTAAAAATAATAAAAAGACCACAACAAAGGCCAAAAGCGGTGATAGCATTAGGAGTCACTACACGGCGCTTGCCTCGGATTTCTGGTTCCAATTCTGCCATGAGAATTCCGGAAGTTCGTTACGGCCTTAGCATAATACATTCATCTAAAATCAACAAGTTTTTGCCGAAAAGATCATCGGATATCTAAGTTGAAAAAAGCTCCTCAGAAGCACATTTTTTTCCGGAGAATGACAGTACTTTTCAATTGCATGAAACGCTGTCTATTCCTATATATGGTATACAAGCACATAATGTTTCACTACATATTGGGTTTTCTAGAAGAATCGCTTTCTAGAAAAGGGAGAGTTTTTTCTAAGTTTTTTGATATTAAACTGCGATGGATTTCTGAACTCCCCCGAAGTGTTTAGTCGAATTTCGTTATTGCTTAGAAATACTTATTTTTAATCGAAAATACAGCTGATAGGGGATGACATATGGTCGAGGTAAAAGAGCAACATTATACTATTGTAAAGCGTAATGGCATGTTTGTTCCCTTTAACCAGGACCGGATATTTCAGGCTTTAGAAGCAGCTTTTCGTGATACCCGTAGTTTGGAAGATACCTCTCCTTTACCCAAAGACTTAGAAAAGTCTATTTCAAGTATCACTCGTCAAGTTGTTAATGAAGTAGTTCAAAAAATTAGAGAAGGCCAGGTTGTTACCGTTGAACGTATTCAGGACATGGTGGAGAATCAGCTGTATGTAAGCGGCATGCAAGATGTGGCTAGAAATTATATTATTTATAGAGATCAACATAAAGAGCGTCGTAAAGGGTCTTGGCATAGTGTTTCCGTAATGCGTAGAGATGGAAATCTTGTAAGATTCAATCCCATGAAAATTTCTGCAGCCTTAGAAAAAGCTTTTAGGGCTACGCTTAAAATTACAGATGTTCTTCTACAAGAAATTCTTTCTGAAATAAACAATCTGACTAATAAAATTGTTGAAGAAACCTTAGCAAAGTGTTCCCGAGAACAAACTATCGATATAGAGGCTATACAGGATATTGTGGAAACACAGTTGATGATAGCAGGCCATTATGACGTTGCGAAAAATTATATTTTATATAGAGAAGCTCGTTCGAGAATTCGTGAGCACAAACAGGAAATAGCCGTACAGGAAGAGATCGTCGAAGAAGTTTACGATGTTGTTAAAAGTGACGGAACTACCTATCAAATAAATAAAGCTCAGCTGACAGAAAAATTTGTTTGGGCATGTCGAAGATTCCCAAAAACAACAAATCCCCATACTCTTGCCGATATGGCCTTTGCAAATTTTTATTCTGGAATTAAAGAATCTGAAATTGTTTTGGCTTGTATTATGGCTGCTCGAGCCAATATTGAAAAAGAACCTGATTATGCGTATGTAGCTGCAGAATTGCTTCTCGATGTGGTTTGTCAAGAAGCGATTGGCAAAAGCATAATGGATGCTGATCTTGTAGAGGCGCACAAGCAATATTTTAAACAATATATTTTAGACGGAGATCAGTATCGATTAAATCCTCGCTTGAAGGAATATGATCTTGATGCTCTTGCTGAAGCCTTAGATATATCAAGAGATCATCAATTCTCTTATATGGGGGTACAAACTCTCTACGATCGTTACTTGAATCAATACGAGGGACGCAGACTAGAAACAACACAGATTTTCTGGATGCGTGTTTCTATGGGGCTTGCGTTAAACGAAGGAGAAGATAAAACTTCGTGGGCAATTACTTTCTACAATCTGTTGTCTTCCTTCCGTTATACACCCGCAACTCCCACGCTATTCAATTCTGGAATGCGTCACTCTCAATTAAGTTCTTGTTACTTGTCCACTGTGCAGGATGACCTCGCTCACATTTACAAGGTTATCTCAGATAACGCAATGCTTTCTAAGTGGGCTGGGGGAATCGGTAATGACTGGACCGGAGTGCGTGCTACTGGTTCTTTGATTAAAGGAACCAACGGAAAAAGTCACGGTGTGATTCCTTTCATCAAAGTAGCCAATGATACTGCTGTTGCTGTGAATCAGGGAGGTAAGCGTAAGGGTGCTACGTGCGTGTACTTAGAGACATGGCATCTAGACTATGAAGATTTCTTAGAGTTAAGAAAAAATACTGGTGATGAGCGTCGCCGTACTCACGATATCAATACTGCCAGTTGGATTCCCGATTTATTTTTCAAACGTTTAGAGCAGAAAGGAACTTGGACGCTATTTAGTCCTGACGATGTTCCTGGATTGCATGAGGCTTACGGTTTTGAATTTGATAAGCTTTATGAAGAATATGAAAGAAAAGTAGATACGGGAGAAATTAAGTTATACAAGAAAATCCCTGCTGAAGATTTATGGCGTAAGATGTTGAGTATGCTCTATGAAACAGGGCATCCTTGGATTACTTTTAAAGACCCTTCGAATATTCGTTCAGCACAAGATCATGCGGGTGTTGTTCGTTGCTCGAACTTGTGTACAGAAATTTTATTAAATAGCTCGGAATCTGAAACAGCAGTTTGTAACCTAGGCTCTGTTAATTTAGTGGAGCATATTAAAAATGGCGATATCGATGAAGAAATGCTAGGGGAAACTATCTCAATAGCGATTCGTATTTTAGATAACGTTATTGATATTAACTTCTACCCAACTCAAGAAGCGGCTAATGCAAACTTGACTCATAGAGCCGTGGGCTTAGGAATGATGGGCTTCCAAGATGCTCTATATAAACTTAATATCAGCTATGCATCTCCAGAAGCTGTAGAATTTGCAGATAAGAGTTCAGAGTTAATAGCTTACTATGCATTACTGTCTTCTAGTTTATTAGCTAAAGAACGAGGAACATATAGTTCTTATAAAGGATCTAAATGGGATCGAGGTTACTTGCCTATAGATACCATAGAGCTGTTAAAAGAATACCGAGGAGAAG
Encoded here:
- a CDS encoding ribonucleoside-diphosphate reductase subunit alpha, whose product is MVEVKEQHYTIVKRNGMFVPFNQDRIFQALEAAFRDTRSLEDTSPLPKDLEKSISSITRQVVNEVVQKIREGQVVTVERIQDMVENQLYVSGMQDVARNYIIYRDQHKERRKGSWHSVSVMRRDGNLVRFNPMKISAALEKAFRATLKITDVLLQEILSEINNLTNKIVEETLAKCSREQTIDIEAIQDIVETQLMIAGHYDVAKNYILYREARSRIREHKQEIAVQEEIVEEVYDVVKSDGTTYQINKAQLTEKFVWACRRFPKTTNPHTLADMAFANFYSGIKESEIVLACIMAARANIEKEPDYAYVAAELLLDVVCQEAIGKSIMDADLVEAHKQYFKQYILDGDQYRLNPRLKEYDLDALAEALDISRDHQFSYMGVQTLYDRYLNQYEGRRLETTQIFWMRVSMGLALNEGEDKTSWAITFYNLLSSFRYTPATPTLFNSGMRHSQLSSCYLSTVQDDLAHIYKVISDNAMLSKWAGGIGNDWTGVRATGSLIKGTNGKSHGVIPFIKVANDTAVAVNQGGKRKGATCVYLETWHLDYEDFLELRKNTGDERRRTHDINTASWIPDLFFKRLEQKGTWTLFSPDDVPGLHEAYGFEFDKLYEEYERKVDTGEIKLYKKIPAEDLWRKMLSMLYETGHPWITFKDPSNIRSAQDHAGVVRCSNLCTEILLNSSESETAVCNLGSVNLVEHIKNGDIDEEMLGETISIAIRILDNVIDINFYPTQEAANANLTHRAVGLGMMGFQDALYKLNISYASPEAVEFADKSSELIAYYALLSSSLLAKERGTYSSYKGSKWDRGYLPIDTIELLKEYRGEDKLLMDTSCRKDWAPVREAIKSYGMRNSHTMAIAPTATISNIIGVTQSIEPTYKHLFVKSNLSGEFTIPNVYLIEKLKQLGLWDADMLDDLKYFDGSLLEIERIPDDLKKIFLTAFEIEPEWLIECASRRQKWLDMGQSVNLYLSEPNGKKLSAMYLTAWKKGLKTTYYLRSLAATSVEKSFIDINKRGIQPRWMKNKSASTSIVVERTRETPVCSLEEGCESCQ
- a CDS encoding DNA recombination protein RmuC, giving the protein MIDISITHITIALLSFGFGGYLASLYYRKRESSLFELRRNLEYENKLLKSSLDLSRRQEQLMEDFSNKLAVSSQSLIKEMKEETQSYFSEKSKTIESILTPVQATLTAFKQNLETFETKHAEDRGSLKEQITHLLAAEKKLEKETQALTDILKHPGSRGRWGEIQLERILELSGMLKYCDYETQATDAQGSARADMIIRLPHERCLIIDSKAPFSDTYFSQDASDKSDLVGKIKDHIKTLKSKSYWEKFHHSPEFVILFLPGESIFNDALRIAPELIDVAATSNVILSGPLTLLALLKTVAHTWKQENLQKQIQEIGKLGKELHHRLHVVFNHFHKIGKNLNNAVQSYNDMSSSLQHRILPTLRKFEDLELSSSLHKIEDPIPIHNPATSFLPSSEEQEANLIEDPLLQEDRL
- a CDS encoding CDP-alcohol phosphatidyltransferase family protein — encoded protein: MAELEPEIRGKRRVVTPNAITAFGLCCGLFIIFKSVLKTSSSVELLHRLQGLSLLLISAMIADFSDGAIARIMKAESAFGAQFDSLSDAVTFGIAPPLIAIKSLDGACAGGFFSSLLLVTAIIYSLCGVLRLVRYNLFSKKTADSPRHSCFIGLPIPAAAACVVSLALFIASNFSTILPVQVRVVLISLGLLFIGSLMISPWKFPGIKNLRFKVSSFLLVVTTGLVACLFFLGLVDHFTEVFFLVSWLYVFAVFPIFAITYQGKKKRQ